In Mycolicibacterium gadium, the genomic window CAAAGGTGGCAGCATCCTGGCGGCCGAACTCGAGGAGCAGGACCTGTTCTTCCCCGCCGGCCACTGCAAGGGCGTGTGCATCGGCGGGTACCTGCTTCAGGGCGGATACGGCTGGAACAGTCGTGTCTACGGCCCCGCGTGCGAAAGCGTGATCGGTCTGGACGTCATCACCGCCGACGGCGAGAAGCTCTACATCGACGCCGAGAATCATCCCGATCTGTACTGGGCGGCGCGAGGTGCCGGTCCGGGGTTCTTCGCGGCCGTCACGGCCTTTCATCTGAAGCTGTACCCGAAGCCGGCCGTCTGCGGCATGAGCCTGTACGCCTATCCGTTCGACTGCGCAGAGGAGGTGTTCACCTGGGCGCGTGACATCAGTGCGGACGTGGACCGCAGGGTGGAACTGCAGATCGTCGCCACCAGAACCGTGCGGGATGCCGGGATCGACGGTCCCGCGATCTTGCTCGCGTCGCCCGTGTTCGCCGACACCGAGGCCGAAGCCGAGGAAGCGCTCGCCCTGTTGGGCACCTGTCCGGCCATCGATCAGGCACTGGTCAAAGTTCCTTATGCGCCAACGGATCTGCCCACCTGGTACACCGCGGTGATGGCCAACTATCTGGAAGATCACCGCTACTCCGCAGACAACATGTGGACCTCGGCACCGGCGGCGGACCTGATGCCCGGCATTCGTCGGATCCTCGACACCCTCCCGCCGCACCCCGCGCATTTCCTCTGGCTCAATTGGGGACCGTCACCGGCCCGGCAGGACATGGCCTACAGCGTCGAGGCCGAGGTCTACCTCGCGCTCTACGGGGGCTGGATGGACGAGGCCGACGACGACAAGTACGCGAACTGGCCGCGCGACAACATGGCCGAGATGGCGCATCTGGCCACTGGAATCCAGTTGGCCGACGAGAATCTCGGACAGCGTCCGGCGAAGTTCGCCACCGACGAGGCCATGGCACGGCTGGACAACGCCCGAGCCGCATACGACCCCGACGGCCGCTTCTACCCGTGGATGGGACGGGTCTGATGAGCGCCTACCTCGGTTACCGCGATGCCGACGGTGACACCCCCTGGGGCGCGTACTTCAATCCCGACATGGCCGAACTGCCAAGGCATGTGGTCGTCGCGCTGGAGCACGGACCTCAGGCCGACCAGACGCTGCTCGGATTCGATTCCGCGGGAACGATTCTCGACGAGGGCTACCAGCAGACCGAGAACGGATTCGGTCAGCTGCGCGGCGGCGGATTCCAGG contains:
- a CDS encoding FAD-binding oxidoreductase, with product MVALPAGRHFAHGADGYEDARRSTVWNQRVPDRYPAMIVQAHDDDDVIAALAYAKAHDLQVGIRSGGHSWAANHLRDGGLLLDMHGFDQATIDKAKMLAVAGPGKGGSILAAELEEQDLFFPAGHCKGVCIGGYLLQGGYGWNSRVYGPACESVIGLDVITADGEKLYIDAENHPDLYWAARGAGPGFFAAVTAFHLKLYPKPAVCGMSLYAYPFDCAEEVFTWARDISADVDRRVELQIVATRTVRDAGIDGPAILLASPVFADTEAEAEEALALLGTCPAIDQALVKVPYAPTDLPTWYTAVMANYLEDHRYSADNMWTSAPAADLMPGIRRILDTLPPHPAHFLWLNWGPSPARQDMAYSVEAEVYLALYGGWMDEADDDKYANWPRDNMAEMAHLATGIQLADENLGQRPAKFATDEAMARLDNARAAYDPDGRFYPWMGRV